GTGTTTGCGCGCTTGTTTAGCAAACCATTTTGCGACCAGAGGTCCCCGCCGTGTTGGACGCGTCGTGGTGATGAGCACCTGTAGATTGAGCATTGAAGTTTCCTCTCTGTCCCGTGTGATGTGATACAGTCATGTAAACAGTCGGCAATGAGAGCGTTGTGAAAATCATCTTAGCAACTGACAACGTCATGTTGGTAGCTGCTGAGATGGGCACAACGCTGTTTCAATAACCCTGCATTGAATACAGGCTAGATCATACCTTGCAAGGTATATAGGGGCAGCAATTGGTCTAGGTCCAAAGCTTTACAACACATGCGCATGAGATCAGCCCACACCCAGCAGCACACATATTACCTAGTCAATAAGGAACGGCACTTACCAGAAGCGCGCCATATAGGCTAAATAGCCAGCCATTTATAGGAGACCTGTCCTAATTGCGGCATTTATTGCGATTTGACATAAGTCCAGCCTTTAAAAAAAGGCTCTCTCATGGCAATCTTATGTAGAACGACGATGCAGGCAGTCCAAGCCTGTCGAGACTCAACAGGATACACCATGGACGAACCGAGGATACAGAACGCACGCGCTGTAGCCTACCGTGCGTTGTGTTTGGGGGCCATCCTCAAACGGGGGGAATTCGAGATCACTCTACAGGGCCTCGATGACGATTACGCTTTGCCCGAAGACGCACGCCGTCACATGACCTCTAAGCACCACGATTTAAATGATCAACTCTATAAGTGGGTTGATGACGAAAACCTCACCCAATATCTCATCGATACAGAACGTACATTACTCCAAAAACCACTGGGCTCATGGCGAGAACGCACCATCATTAGCATGAGCTGGCGCGTGGAATCTTTGGGGGTGATGTTATGGGCACTGCGTTATCTGGATTCGATCCCGCCATTTGATGTGCAGTTCGAACCAGATGATGTGCTCTATCCTCTGGATGTCCTCACACCGACTGTCGATTTTGTCTGGCGGGCCCAACTCCGGCCAGCACGGACGTTGATCCAGATGCGCGACCGGGCCGAGGGCTGGAACTGGCGAGCACGGGCAACCGAGCTAGAACGCCTGGGCGTACAGCCACCAAACGGCGTCCCATTCCGCGAGATCATCCATGAGACAGCCCATAAAGCGCGTGATAAGGGCCATGTGCCTTACCTGATCGATAACGACTTCCCGGCTTTTGGCAAGCCATTTGCAGAATTAGATAGTGAGCAATATGCGCTGGTGAGTAATATCGCCTATGAGCGTTATACCGCCCTGAGTTGGTTATGCGAGCTCAGTGCAGCCTGGGAAGGCATCCGCATCGACCGCTGAGCAACCGCGAGGCACACATGGCAAATAAGGATACGAAGTGGCTCCTGGGTATCATACTCATGGCTGTGCTGGTTATTCTGCAAATAGCCTATCAATATGCCCAGACGCCCGCTGGTGATGGGACCCTTCCTCTGG
The Phototrophicus methaneseepsis DNA segment above includes these coding regions:
- a CDS encoding DUF4272 domain-containing protein — protein: MDEPRIQNARAVAYRALCLGAILKRGEFEITLQGLDDDYALPEDARRHMTSKHHDLNDQLYKWVDDENLTQYLIDTERTLLQKPLGSWRERTIISMSWRVESLGVMLWALRYLDSIPPFDVQFEPDDVLYPLDVLTPTVDFVWRAQLRPARTLIQMRDRAEGWNWRARATELERLGVQPPNGVPFREIIHETAHKARDKGHVPYLIDNDFPAFGKPFAELDSEQYALVSNIAYERYTALSWLCELSAAWEGIRIDR